A single window of Pirellulaceae bacterium DNA harbors:
- the zwf gene encoding glucose-6-phosphate dehydrogenase: protein MSCMFVIFGASGDLTRRKLVPALYRLFQEKRLPPETRIVGCSRTPFTDEQWREKLAESTEQFTKQPLGDDWAEFAALVHYVPVDIKNTDDFHQLAKRLDGLDGDADSPIRVYYLSTAPTLYETAVENLGAAGLADEQRGACRIVIEKPFGTDLKSSEELNEVVHQVFQERQVYRIDHYLGKETVQNLMVLRFANSIFEPVWNRNYVDHVQITVAEEVTVGRRGGYYDKAGVLRDMFQNHLLQLMMITAMEAPAKYQAELVRDEKVKVLQAVRPMTGADFAQDTLRGQYDSYRQEADVPNDSQTATFAAIKLQVDNWRWQGVPFYLRSGKAMSCRTTQLVVQFRRPPHMLFDSKHQHEANRLVIQIQPAEGIQLHFQTKVPDAGMRMRMTDLDFRFDREYSGSPPDSYQRLLLDAAGGDASLFARSDEVELAWGIIDPILEAWASPAAPPLDLYPVQQWGPTSCTDWLRSQGREWFDVCPVLQ from the coding sequence ATGTCCTGCATGTTTGTGATTTTCGGCGCGTCGGGTGATCTTACGCGTCGCAAACTGGTCCCCGCTCTCTATCGCTTGTTTCAGGAGAAGCGACTTCCCCCCGAGACTCGCATTGTTGGCTGTTCAAGGACTCCGTTTACCGATGAACAGTGGCGCGAAAAATTGGCGGAGTCGACCGAGCAATTCACCAAGCAACCCCTTGGTGATGACTGGGCTGAGTTCGCGGCTCTGGTCCATTATGTACCGGTCGACATAAAGAATACCGACGACTTTCACCAATTGGCAAAACGCTTGGATGGGTTGGATGGTGATGCGGATTCGCCCATACGTGTCTATTACCTTTCGACGGCACCGACTCTTTACGAGACGGCGGTGGAGAACCTAGGCGCGGCCGGTTTGGCCGACGAGCAACGAGGTGCTTGTCGCATCGTGATCGAGAAACCGTTCGGAACCGATTTGAAGTCATCCGAAGAGCTGAACGAGGTAGTCCATCAAGTCTTTCAAGAGCGGCAGGTTTATCGAATTGATCACTATCTGGGGAAGGAAACGGTACAAAACTTGATGGTGTTGCGATTCGCGAATAGCATCTTTGAGCCGGTCTGGAATCGTAATTATGTCGACCATGTCCAGATTACGGTGGCCGAGGAAGTGACGGTGGGGCGCCGAGGAGGATACTACGATAAAGCTGGCGTGTTACGCGATATGTTTCAGAATCATTTGCTGCAGCTAATGATGATCACAGCCATGGAGGCGCCAGCCAAGTATCAGGCCGAGTTGGTCCGTGATGAAAAAGTCAAGGTACTCCAGGCGGTGCGGCCGATGACGGGGGCTGATTTTGCACAGGATACGCTTCGTGGTCAGTACGACAGCTACCGTCAAGAAGCGGATGTGCCCAACGATAGCCAAACCGCCACCTTTGCAGCGATTAAACTGCAGGTCGATAATTGGCGGTGGCAAGGAGTTCCCTTTTACTTGCGCAGCGGCAAGGCCATGTCGTGTCGGACAACGCAGTTGGTGGTGCAATTTCGTCGACCCCCCCACATGCTATTTGACTCAAAACACCAGCATGAAGCGAATCGTTTGGTGATTCAAATTCAACCGGCAGAAGGAATTCAGCTCCATTTTCAAACCAAGGTTCCCGATGCAGGAATGCGAATGCGAATGACGGACTTGGATTTTCGCTTTGACCGCGAATACTCGGGTTCACCCCCGGATTCCTATCAGCGGCTGTTATTGGATGCGGCTGGAGGTGATGCGAGCCTCTTCGCACGTTCCGATGAAGTTGAACTGGCCTGGGGAATTATCGATCCGATCTTAGAAGCCTGGGCGAGTCCCGCAGCCCCCCCCTTGGACCTTTATCCGGTTCAGCAGTGGGGGCCGACGAGCTGTACCGATTGGCTGCGAAGCCAAGGCAGAGAATGGTTTGATGTTTGCCCCGTTTTGCAGTAG
- a CDS encoding SDR family oxidoreductase translates to MPCELFDVRGRVAVVTGATGVLGSAMAEGLAREGMRLAVLGRNSEKGSAVVDRIRAGGGEAEFYQVDVTSRESCETAAGLILARFDRIDVLVNSAGGNRPDATATDDLSFFDLSDEGLQQVMNLNALGTVIPCQVFGAAIAAQRSGSIVNISSMAAMTPLTRVVGYSAAKAAVSNFTQWLSVYLCQKIGPELRVNAIAPGFFLTDQNRFLLTTESGTLTDRGEQIVQHTPMGRFGDPDDLIGTLLWLVSPASRFVTGIVVPVDGGFSAFSGV, encoded by the coding sequence ATGCCCTGTGAACTATTTGATGTCCGAGGTCGTGTGGCCGTTGTGACGGGTGCCACTGGCGTCCTGGGAAGTGCCATGGCCGAAGGGCTCGCCCGAGAAGGCATGCGGCTCGCTGTGCTGGGGCGTAATTCGGAAAAAGGATCAGCCGTTGTCGATCGGATTCGTGCTGGTGGCGGTGAAGCCGAATTCTATCAGGTGGATGTCACGTCGCGCGAAAGTTGTGAGACGGCTGCGGGGCTGATTTTGGCTCGTTTCGATCGCATCGACGTGCTTGTCAATTCGGCGGGTGGCAATCGTCCCGATGCAACGGCGACGGACGATTTGAGCTTTTTTGATCTCAGCGATGAAGGCTTGCAGCAGGTGATGAATCTGAATGCCTTGGGGACGGTGATTCCTTGCCAGGTGTTTGGTGCCGCGATTGCCGCTCAACGCAGCGGTTCGATCGTCAATATCTCCTCGATGGCGGCCATGACGCCCCTGACAAGGGTGGTGGGATATTCTGCCGCCAAGGCAGCGGTGAGCAACTTTACGCAGTGGCTGAGTGTTTATCTGTGCCAAAAGATTGGTCCGGAGTTACGTGTCAATGCGATCGCTCCGGGCTTCTTTCTCACCGATCAGAATCGATTTCTCCTGACCACCGAATCCGGCACGCTGACCGATCGTGGTGAACAAATTGTTCAACATACGCCGATGGGCCGTTTCGGAGATCCGGATGATCTGATCGGTACATTGCTGTGGTTGGTTTCACCCGCATCCAGATTCGTCACTGGTATTGTGGTACCGGTCGACGGCGGTTTTTCGGCATTCAGTGGCGTCTAA
- the gndA gene encoding NADP-dependent phosphogluconate dehydrogenase has translation MSEKCDFGLIGLAVMGENLALNVESRGYRIAVFNRTTEKVDHLINGRAQGKNFVGCHSVEELVASLERPRKVMMLVKAGPAVDALIDQLIPLLEPGDVIIDGGNTHYSDTERRTKYVEEKGLLYIGTGVSGGEEGALKGPSLMPGGSEKAWPLVKPIFQAIAAKVGPNEDIPCCEWVGPRGAGHYVKMVHNGIEYGDMQLICEAYFLLKHLAGLTNVELYDVFDEWNRGELESYLIEITRDIFSVRDQDTDHDLVDMVMDKAGAKGTGKWMSQLALDLGVPSTLVTAAVYARSLSAMKDARGRASQQLQGPEAPAGKMQGDDRKHFIDAVREALYASKICSYAQGFVQLQAAAKEHEWPLNYGDCALLWRGGCIIRARFLDRIKNAFDTDPNLENLLLAPYFRDAVHNAQDAWRKVVTMAVQFGVPAPAFTTALSYFDGYRRERLPANLLQAQRDYFGAHTYERLDKEGHFHTDWLHERREPKA, from the coding sequence ATGAGTGAAAAATGTGATTTTGGTTTGATCGGTCTGGCCGTAATGGGTGAAAATCTGGCGCTCAATGTCGAGAGCCGGGGTTATCGAATTGCCGTCTTCAATCGAACGACGGAAAAAGTCGATCATCTGATAAATGGCCGAGCCCAAGGTAAAAACTTCGTCGGCTGCCATTCGGTGGAAGAGTTGGTTGCTAGCCTCGAGCGTCCTCGGAAAGTGATGATGTTGGTCAAGGCGGGGCCCGCCGTCGATGCGTTAATTGATCAGCTGATTCCCTTGTTAGAACCCGGTGATGTGATCATTGATGGGGGGAATACGCACTACAGCGATACCGAACGTCGCACAAAATACGTGGAAGAAAAGGGACTACTCTATATCGGAACGGGAGTCTCTGGCGGTGAAGAGGGAGCACTCAAAGGCCCGAGTTTGATGCCGGGTGGTTCCGAGAAAGCTTGGCCGCTCGTGAAGCCGATCTTTCAGGCGATTGCTGCCAAGGTGGGGCCCAACGAGGATATACCGTGCTGTGAGTGGGTGGGGCCCCGCGGCGCCGGCCACTACGTCAAGATGGTTCACAACGGGATTGAATACGGTGACATGCAGCTGATCTGCGAAGCCTACTTTTTGCTCAAACATCTCGCCGGTTTGACGAATGTAGAACTGTACGACGTGTTTGATGAATGGAATCGAGGAGAATTGGAAAGCTATTTGATCGAGATCACGCGAGACATTTTCAGTGTTCGTGATCAAGATACGGATCATGACTTGGTTGATATGGTCATGGATAAGGCGGGTGCGAAAGGCACTGGCAAATGGATGAGCCAATTGGCCCTTGATTTGGGCGTTCCTAGCACATTGGTCACGGCAGCCGTTTATGCTCGCAGCTTGTCAGCGATGAAAGACGCACGCGGGCGAGCAAGTCAGCAGTTGCAGGGGCCAGAAGCTCCTGCCGGAAAAATGCAAGGCGATGATCGCAAGCACTTTATCGATGCGGTTCGTGAGGCTTTGTATGCCTCGAAGATTTGTAGCTACGCCCAGGGTTTTGTGCAATTGCAGGCTGCTGCGAAAGAGCACGAATGGCCCTTGAACTATGGCGATTGTGCTTTGTTGTGGCGAGGTGGGTGTATCATTCGTGCTCGCTTCTTAGACCGCATCAAAAATGCTTTTGATACCGATCCCAATCTGGAAAATCTATTACTGGCCCCCTACTTTCGTGACGCGGTTCACAACGCTCAAGATGCTTGGCGTAAGGTGGTCACCATGGCGGTTCAGTTCGGCGTACCCGCCCCAGCCTTTACCACCGCCCTGTCCTATTTTGATGGCTATCGACGCGAACGGCTGCCAGCGAATCTGCTGCAAGCACAACGTGACTACTTCGGAGCCCACACGTACGAGCGATTGGACAAGGAAGGCCATTTCCACACGGATTGGTTACACGAGCGACGCGAGCCCAAAGCGTAA
- a CDS encoding HAD hydrolase-like protein, translated as MYEITPQKEFLVGIDSDGCAFDTMELKHKECFIPNTINFYGLQGVSKYAREAAEFVNLYSKSRGINRFPALVETLQWLQKRPEVKARNIEIQVPEALEQWIRDETKLGNPALEAKVAAFSDPDLKLALDWSQAVNATVDAIVRAVAPFPKVRESLEKLAPAADMLVISATPNEALKKEWSEHNIEQFVAAICGQESGSKKETLQNAKKYPADQTLMIGDAPGDHKAAVANDCLFYPINPGEEEVSWQRFYDEGIDKFLNGEFAGEYQAKLLAEFESYLPEKPSWPISE; from the coding sequence ATGTATGAAATCACTCCACAAAAGGAGTTTCTGGTCGGCATTGATTCGGATGGGTGTGCCTTTGACACGATGGAATTGAAGCATAAAGAATGTTTCATACCCAACACGATTAACTTCTACGGCTTGCAAGGCGTCAGTAAGTATGCTCGAGAAGCGGCGGAGTTTGTCAATTTGTATTCGAAGAGTCGTGGCATTAATCGTTTTCCTGCTCTTGTTGAGACTTTGCAATGGTTGCAGAAACGGCCTGAAGTCAAGGCACGCAATATCGAGATACAAGTTCCGGAGGCTTTGGAGCAATGGATTCGCGATGAGACCAAATTGGGAAATCCTGCACTCGAAGCCAAGGTGGCAGCTTTTTCTGACCCGGACTTGAAGCTCGCCTTAGATTGGTCGCAAGCGGTCAACGCAACCGTCGATGCAATCGTTCGAGCCGTCGCGCCCTTTCCAAAGGTGCGCGAGAGTCTTGAAAAGCTTGCACCGGCTGCTGATATGCTGGTCATCTCAGCAACCCCCAACGAGGCGCTCAAAAAGGAATGGTCCGAACACAATATTGAGCAGTTTGTTGCAGCGATTTGCGGTCAAGAGTCAGGCAGCAAAAAGGAAACGCTGCAAAATGCCAAGAAATACCCTGCCGATCAAACGTTGATGATTGGTGATGCGCCCGGTGATCACAAAGCGGCCGTAGCGAATGACTGTCTCTTCTATCCGATCAATCCGGGCGAAGAAGAAGTCAGTTGGCAACGTTTCTATGACGAGGGCATCGACAAGTTCCTGAACGGTGAGTTTGCCGGTGAATATCAAGCAAAACTGCTTGCCGAATTCGAAAGTTACCTTCCCGAAAAGCCGTCATGGCCCATCAGCGAGTGA
- a CDS encoding diphosphate--fructose-6-phosphate 1-phosphotransferase: MAAPKNLVVAQSGGPSPVINNTLRGIIETARDLPEIGTVYGARHGIEGVLKEELLNLSDQSPDEISLLRYTPAAGSIGTCRYKLKDDQPEDFARVLEVFKAHDVGYFVYIGGNDSMDTANKVALMARGEGLDLVGIGGPKTIDNDVGDSEFKLIDHTPGYGSAAKYWMHAVQNANEENMGSCPADPVLVMQAMGRKIGYIPAAARLADPHREMPLQIYLAESPCSLPQLADNVNDQLKRDGRCVVVISEGFDVGDLGVLRDSFGHAQFSASKTTVGQTVVNYLNEVGLATKGSARGNVPGTDQRHSMAYASTVDLEESFHAGEMAARLAANGDTGNMATILRNESPVYSVRFDKVPLPDVANSERTFPADWISANGMDVTDDFIQYCKPLVGEGMVSLPMLDGRQRLTRFEPLFAEQKLASYLPEADRKKS, translated from the coding sequence ATGGCAGCACCCAAGAATCTGGTCGTCGCCCAGAGCGGCGGCCCCAGTCCCGTTATCAACAACACGTTACGTGGCATCATCGAGACGGCGCGCGACTTGCCCGAGATCGGCACGGTCTATGGTGCTCGGCATGGCATCGAAGGCGTTTTGAAGGAAGAACTGCTCAACCTTTCGGATCAATCGCCGGACGAAATCTCTTTATTGCGTTACACGCCGGCTGCCGGGTCGATCGGCACCTGTCGCTACAAGCTTAAAGACGATCAGCCCGAGGACTTTGCCCGTGTTCTCGAAGTTTTCAAGGCTCACGACGTGGGATATTTCGTCTACATCGGTGGCAATGACTCGATGGATACCGCCAACAAAGTTGCTTTGATGGCTCGAGGCGAAGGATTGGATCTCGTTGGAATCGGTGGTCCGAAGACGATCGATAACGATGTGGGGGATTCGGAATTCAAATTGATCGATCACACGCCAGGTTACGGATCGGCTGCCAAGTATTGGATGCATGCGGTTCAAAACGCGAACGAAGAGAATATGGGCTCTTGCCCGGCCGATCCAGTGCTGGTGATGCAGGCGATGGGACGGAAGATCGGTTACATCCCGGCGGCGGCCCGTTTGGCTGACCCTCACCGGGAAATGCCGCTGCAGATTTACCTCGCCGAGAGCCCCTGTAGCTTGCCTCAATTGGCTGACAACGTCAACGATCAACTGAAACGAGACGGACGTTGCGTCGTGGTGATTAGCGAAGGTTTTGATGTGGGCGACCTTGGCGTGCTGCGGGATTCATTTGGTCACGCCCAGTTTAGCGCTAGTAAGACAACCGTCGGGCAGACGGTTGTTAATTATTTGAACGAGGTTGGCTTGGCGACCAAGGGATCGGCTCGTGGTAATGTTCCGGGGACAGATCAGCGACATTCGATGGCCTATGCGTCGACCGTTGATTTGGAGGAATCCTTTCATGCTGGAGAAATGGCGGCTCGACTTGCTGCCAACGGCGATACGGGAAATATGGCGACAATTTTACGAAACGAAAGTCCCGTTTACAGCGTTCGATTTGACAAGGTCCCCCTCCCTGACGTCGCGAATAGCGAACGCACGTTTCCCGCAGACTGGATTTCGGCAAACGGGATGGATGTGACTGACGACTTTATTCAATACTGCAAACCGCTTGTCGGCGAAGGAATGGTCAGTTTACCCATGCTCGATGGTCGACAGCGTTTGACTCGTTTCGAACCGCTGTTTGCCGAGCAGAAGTTGGCGAGTTATCTACCCGAAGCAGATCGAAAAAAGTCCTGA
- a CDS encoding radical SAM protein: MKGQRSVKTMSQQTINDAKTSPDSHSNANVQLRLLAHPDRLTGIASGNLEAPVMVDIDPVDGACNLDCEWCCQASSRASRPMRLMSETTMKRLGPFCRDWGIKSWRIAGDSEPLLNHKIETLISAGAESAIDMGLITNGVFLERLTNDGLNKLTWLGVSLDAGTRDTWSQLKRSDPRNFDKILKNIANIRERVPQLDMSIKFLRWSSTEHLSKKDFQRNLLPTIDTEPVELDNAGDVETVIELAHQLGVRAIIKEAYPKNFAETYRFTKCHATPLGGVFDASHNFHLCCDARNIYVLTDDYTRDHWQELRRLWGGDRHRELIESIKPSQCAGCAKHQMNEILESHVISTSPSTQLNFI, translated from the coding sequence ATGAAGGGCCAGAGATCCGTCAAAACGATGTCACAGCAAACGATCAACGACGCGAAAACTTCGCCCGACAGTCACTCCAACGCCAATGTACAACTCCGGCTGCTCGCGCATCCCGATCGACTCACAGGCATCGCATCGGGTAATCTCGAAGCGCCAGTCATGGTGGACATTGATCCTGTTGACGGTGCCTGCAACCTGGACTGTGAATGGTGCTGCCAAGCGTCGAGTCGAGCAAGTCGGCCAATGCGGCTAATGTCAGAAACGACGATGAAACGCTTGGGTCCATTTTGTCGCGATTGGGGCATCAAATCCTGGCGAATTGCCGGTGATTCAGAACCTCTGCTCAATCATAAAATTGAGACATTAATTTCTGCAGGCGCCGAATCGGCAATCGACATGGGTCTGATTACTAACGGTGTTTTCCTCGAACGACTCACGAATGATGGGCTGAACAAATTGACGTGGCTTGGCGTTAGCCTTGATGCTGGTACGCGAGACACATGGAGCCAACTCAAGCGAAGCGACCCGCGGAACTTTGACAAGATTTTAAAAAACATTGCAAACATTCGAGAGCGAGTCCCGCAGCTTGACATGTCAATTAAATTCTTGCGATGGAGTTCTACCGAACACCTGAGCAAAAAAGACTTTCAACGAAATCTTTTACCTACCATTGATACCGAGCCAGTTGAACTCGACAACGCCGGCGATGTTGAGACGGTCATTGAACTCGCACACCAGCTCGGCGTAAGGGCAATCATCAAGGAGGCTTACCCCAAAAATTTTGCCGAAACTTACCGCTTCACAAAATGCCATGCGACGCCTCTTGGCGGTGTTTTCGACGCGAGTCACAATTTCCATCTCTGCTGTGACGCCAGAAATATCTACGTCTTAACCGATGATTACACTCGGGATCATTGGCAGGAACTCCGGCGTCTTTGGGGCGGTGATCGTCATCGCGAATTAATCGAATCGATTAAGCCGAGTCAATGCGCCGGCTGTGCGAAACATCAAATGAATGAGATCTTGGAATCTCATGTAATTTCCACTTCGCCATCTACTCAACTGAACTTTATCTGA
- a CDS encoding type 1 glutamine amidotransferase — translation MLQPLQGKQILIFVGEIYEDLELWYPKLRLIEAGATVVVAGPNAQQNYAGKNGYPCASDVAISDVNTNEFDGLVVPGGFMPDKLRRDPRVLEIVQEFDNAGKLVAAICHGGWIPISAGVYRGVTVTGSPGIKDDLVNAGAIWRDEAVVIDRHFVSSRKPDDLPDFCRGILTVMS, via the coding sequence ATGCTGCAACCACTTCAGGGTAAACAAATCCTCATTTTCGTGGGCGAAATCTACGAAGATCTTGAACTTTGGTACCCGAAGCTGCGTTTGATTGAAGCAGGGGCGACTGTTGTGGTCGCAGGGCCGAACGCGCAGCAGAACTACGCGGGGAAGAACGGCTATCCATGCGCTTCTGACGTGGCGATTTCCGACGTCAACACCAACGAATTTGACGGCTTGGTTGTGCCAGGCGGCTTCATGCCGGACAAACTCCGGCGTGATCCTCGTGTCCTGGAAATCGTCCAAGAATTCGACAACGCAGGAAAATTGGTCGCAGCCATCTGCCATGGCGGCTGGATTCCGATCTCAGCCGGAGTCTATCGAGGCGTCACCGTCACCGGATCCCCTGGAATCAAGGATGACCTCGTGAATGCTGGCGCGATCTGGCGGGACGAAGCGGTCGTGATCGATCGACACTTTGTGTCAAGTAGAAAGCCTGACGATCTTCCCGACTTTTGTCGCGGTATCTTGACGGTCATGAGCTAA
- a CDS encoding MFS transporter — protein MLAIAAVGQYMSAPGQSYSVAAFKDPMREGLSLSETNFSLAYGFATFVSACLLPGVGRLVDKWGARIMLPLISIGLAASCFFMSTIDSLPKLYVAFSCIRSLGQGSLTLVSVWLVGEWFERRRGMATAIAGLGGAASVMTVPLLNNWLIENYDWETAWQVLAIAVAASLVLPGLILIRDRPEDVGLTPDGILPESTDESAKRGPKIVALEDSWSVNQVLRDLTFWKLLSVPATAALIGTGLIFHQVSLLGSRGLPANWALGMLSIQAGFASLMTFPAGWATDRIEGRFILLAAMIFLALALVIVILMPSPWMVILYALLLGAQGSIFRSTGTVIWINYYGRVNQGAIRGVAWAAMILASAVGPIPLALSIDQFESYQPALLLFLLLPIFSAVAVWSALPPRPSPR, from the coding sequence ATGCTAGCCATCGCAGCAGTTGGTCAGTACATGTCTGCTCCCGGACAGTCTTATTCCGTCGCCGCCTTTAAAGATCCCATGCGGGAGGGACTCTCCCTCAGCGAGACCAATTTTTCGCTTGCGTACGGCTTCGCGACGTTTGTCAGCGCTTGCTTGCTGCCGGGAGTGGGACGTCTTGTCGATAAGTGGGGGGCAAGAATCATGCTGCCCTTGATTTCAATCGGCCTCGCCGCTTCCTGCTTTTTCATGTCGACCATCGACTCCCTGCCAAAGTTGTACGTTGCCTTCAGCTGCATTCGTAGCCTCGGCCAAGGATCGCTCACTCTTGTTTCAGTGTGGTTGGTGGGTGAATGGTTCGAGCGACGTAGGGGAATGGCAACGGCGATCGCGGGACTGGGGGGCGCTGCATCCGTGATGACCGTGCCGCTACTCAACAACTGGTTAATCGAGAACTACGACTGGGAGACCGCCTGGCAGGTTTTGGCAATCGCTGTCGCAGCATCCCTCGTCCTTCCTGGCCTGATCCTGATACGGGATAGACCGGAAGACGTGGGTCTGACCCCGGACGGCATCTTGCCCGAATCAACAGACGAATCAGCGAAACGAGGCCCAAAAATAGTGGCCCTGGAAGATTCCTGGTCCGTTAACCAGGTTCTGCGGGACCTTACTTTTTGGAAACTCCTCTCGGTACCGGCGACGGCGGCGTTGATTGGCACGGGATTGATTTTTCACCAGGTGTCCTTGCTGGGTAGCCGCGGCCTCCCAGCGAATTGGGCGTTGGGAATGCTTTCCATTCAGGCAGGTTTCGCCAGTCTGATGACCTTCCCAGCCGGTTGGGCAACGGATCGCATCGAAGGACGTTTTATTCTTTTGGCAGCCATGATTTTTCTCGCGCTCGCCCTAGTCATCGTCATTCTTATGCCCAGCCCATGGATGGTCATCCTGTATGCCTTGTTGCTGGGGGCCCAGGGCAGCATCTTTCGCAGTACAGGCACGGTGATTTGGATTAACTACTATGGCCGCGTCAATCAAGGTGCAATTCGAGGCGTCGCTTGGGCAGCGATGATTCTTGCCTCGGCAGTCGGCCCAATTCCACTGGCCCTCTCGATTGATCAATTTGAATCGTATCAACCCGCACTGCTGCTGTTTCTGCTGCTGCCAATTTTCTCAGCCGTTGCGGTCTGGTCCGCTCTGCCGCCGCGGCCCAGCCCCCGTTGA
- a CDS encoding sulfotransferase, with product MADKDRFLPNLFILGAAKCGTTSLWEHLQSSREVCMSRPKEPLFFAWEFSAGLAHYRCKYFRHWKYETTIGDASHRNLYLPYVPERIHQTNPQAKLIVLLRNPIDRAYSHWWHFASRGRESHSFEEALKHNQQQLERGEQFRVESDYRQIRQHDVSGGNRGTYLDSGYYARQIERYRRLFPEQQIQIILFDQFVAKPFQTVSRLRSFLGLRGVNRWTFRLRRANRQQRRTPDWLRQLAPNTTFGSPIAAPASKILQAGLKIQARPKMQSATRAWLSEHYRPHNHQLAKELSLDLTHWD from the coding sequence ATGGCTGACAAGGATCGCTTCTTGCCAAATCTGTTCATCCTAGGCGCCGCAAAGTGCGGGACAACTTCCCTCTGGGAACATCTTCAATCAAGCCGTGAAGTTTGCATGTCTCGTCCCAAAGAGCCTCTCTTTTTTGCCTGGGAATTCTCCGCAGGTTTAGCACACTATCGCTGCAAATACTTTCGTCACTGGAAGTATGAGACGACGATCGGAGATGCCAGTCACCGCAATTTGTACTTGCCCTACGTTCCAGAACGTATCCACCAAACCAACCCCCAGGCAAAATTGATCGTTTTACTTCGCAACCCAATCGATCGAGCCTATTCACATTGGTGGCATTTTGCCTCACGCGGACGCGAATCACACTCGTTCGAGGAAGCCCTTAAACACAATCAACAACAATTGGAACGAGGTGAACAATTCCGCGTCGAATCCGATTACCGTCAGATTCGACAACATGATGTTTCTGGCGGCAACAGAGGCACCTATTTGGATTCTGGTTACTACGCTCGACAAATCGAGCGTTATCGCCGCCTGTTTCCCGAACAGCAAATCCAGATCATTCTGTTTGATCAATTTGTCGCCAAACCGTTCCAAACGGTTTCGCGGCTGCGATCGTTTCTTGGCCTGCGGGGCGTCAACCGATGGACGTTTCGTCTTCGGCGCGCAAACCGCCAACAACGGCGCACACCGGATTGGTTGAGACAACTCGCACCAAACACAACATTCGGTAGCCCGATCGCCGCACCCGCCTCAAAAATACTACAAGCTGGCCTGAAGATTCAAGCACGTCCCAAAATGCAATCGGCAACCCGTGCTTGGTTATCCGAACATTACCGACCGCACAATCACCAATTGGCAAAAGAGCTTTCCCTTGACCTGACTCATTGGGACTAG
- a CDS encoding methyltransferase has translation MRNENLHEQMSRMIMGYSISQAIHAACKLKIADRLKQGPKSVAQLAAEAEVNEDALFRLLRALASLNIFAEGENRVFELTPLAELLRADSPDSLQPLALMMGSEIYRTWANLTKSITSGQTAFDEIYGEPFFDYLTGHPDSARIFDAAMTASHGHETEAILEVYNFADIGVLADVGGGNGSKLAKILEHHPALHGILFDLPHVVQRATETFQSAGLNDRCQIVGGDFFQSIPAGADVYLMRHIIHDWDDDKSLRILQNCHAVMPENGKLLVVENVILSGNTPCSAKFLDLTMLLVPGGRERTEHEFRELFAKAGFELTRVIPGRHNLSVIEGIRRDKT, from the coding sequence ATGCGTAACGAAAACCTTCACGAACAAATGTCCCGCATGATTATGGGGTACAGCATCTCACAGGCAATTCATGCAGCGTGCAAACTTAAAATCGCGGATCGGCTAAAACAAGGTCCCAAATCAGTTGCTCAACTCGCAGCAGAGGCAGAGGTCAACGAGGATGCTCTTTTCCGACTCCTACGGGCGTTGGCCAGTCTCAATATTTTTGCCGAGGGCGAGAACCGAGTGTTCGAACTAACCCCGTTGGCCGAACTTCTGCGAGCCGACTCCCCGGACTCTCTCCAACCGCTCGCGCTAATGATGGGCAGCGAGATTTATCGAACCTGGGCAAATCTCACAAAATCGATCACCAGTGGTCAGACCGCGTTTGATGAGATTTACGGCGAACCGTTCTTTGATTATTTAACCGGCCACCCTGACTCGGCTCGGATATTCGACGCGGCCATGACAGCGAGCCACGGCCACGAAACCGAGGCAATTCTTGAAGTTTATAACTTTGCCGACATTGGCGTACTCGCCGATGTGGGCGGCGGCAATGGGTCAAAACTGGCGAAAATACTCGAGCATCACCCGGCTCTTCACGGCATTTTGTTTGACCTCCCCCATGTGGTTCAACGCGCGACTGAAACCTTTCAATCCGCCGGGCTCAACGATCGTTGCCAAATTGTCGGTGGCGATTTCTTCCAATCGATTCCCGCAGGCGCCGACGTGTATCTGATGCGTCATATCATTCATGACTGGGATGACGACAAATCCCTGCGAATTTTGCAAAACTGCCACGCAGTCATGCCGGAAAACGGAAAGCTACTCGTCGTAGAAAACGTCATCTTGAGCGGCAACACTCCCTGTTCTGCGAAGTTCCTCGATCTCACGATGCTGTTGGTGCCGGGCGGCCGAGAAAGAACTGAACACGAATTCCGGGAACTATTTGCAAAAGCTGGCTTTGAGTTAACGCGTGTGATTCCTGGTCGACATAATTTATCCGTGATCGAAGGGATACGTCGTGACAAAACCTAA